In Lacibacter sp. H375, one DNA window encodes the following:
- a CDS encoding methyltransferase family protein translates to MILLLSLWTLYFILHSALAAEPVKHWFQRVSGISRQGYRIAYNLFNLFGLLGLLWVHIRFICPPFYESTTVLIVAGAVLSLTGLTIMIQSAREYELSSFLGLSKETHMPLQIKGLHKYMRHPLYSGTLLFFTGICIAFPFYKNWYLLLLMIVYLFIGMWLEERKLIAVFGDQYKDYMKRVKRLIPGIV, encoded by the coding sequence ATGATCTTATTGCTTTCATTATGGACGTTGTATTTCATTCTGCATAGCGCATTGGCCGCAGAGCCTGTAAAGCATTGGTTTCAAAGAGTTTCCGGCATTTCAAGACAGGGCTATAGAATTGCTTATAACCTCTTTAATCTCTTCGGTTTGCTGGGCTTGTTATGGGTTCATATTCGATTTATATGTCCGCCGTTTTATGAAAGCACAACAGTTCTTATTGTTGCGGGAGCGGTTTTGTCGCTCACGGGTCTTACAATTATGATTCAATCAGCAAGAGAATACGAGCTTTCATCTTTTCTTGGATTAAGCAAAGAGACACACATGCCTTTACAGATAAAAGGGCTGCATAAATACATGCGTCATCCATTGTATAGCGGCACACTATTGTTCTTTACAGGTATTTGTATTGCTTTTCCTTTTTATAAAAACTGGTATTTGTTATTGTTGATGATCGTTTATCTTTTTATTGGTATGTGGCTTGAAGAAAGAAAATTGATTGCTGTTTTTGGTGATCAATACAAAGACTACATGAAAAGAGTAAAAAGACTGATACCCGGTATAGTATGA
- a CDS encoding tetratricopeptide repeat protein, with product MKTALMIVLLLLTISPAFAQTKPTMPDVNKMMKMSPAELEAYKKQMQKQYSAQAKHIAQEANFKIDEMTLPDFKVQLPTKDVKRLSLIPTQPPTLIQLSDMLRTTKQQIQAAVKPTVIQEVKKITEGQNAEALQQSAIGTFYADKPEQSLLIAIEAALKDVNDQTGWNNVAAIMNMTGFQHKAIPILMNQLQNDPNNSMMLNNMGQAYLGLGDIGLAEMFLKQCLQHDPLNPEANRSMGMIKYFYDQYEEGMKYFEKELEVAYRRSTMALMRGKDKAFNIYQLRKKRNIPSRNYFGELSFQNFKVPSLPETTDQTAEAKIKGESFGKSVMEEMLYWNSKAQLSPEEIKRDGEAMPSIYADYVEALLKDLHEVYTSEELLVLNELDINHIEQILNSYNTKMMAVECPQAPAGATHGEYEAYIKKCCDIKKPIMDGFVAEYNAFVTKRGNRALGIWREYLNDLINIVSLDPSAGNRIMVYRNLQQYFVVLGQCWGSGQFLDPPMECSVSLSTAEADSLIASSRNLDLSCPSWLNIEVDVKVAKIKADCSKYALEVGKLWQTSYEHNFRTGTTTLAAGVGAKAKFFANTGGADIKAMVYVSFDNNNEFSDVGIMGKASVKIGDTPFVLAGGNGSAGGTLGGTEGVVKYGLNSGFTSGVKGTGALADVVKIDKSL from the coding sequence ATGAAAACAGCCTTAATGATCGTCTTATTGTTGCTCACTATTTCACCAGCATTTGCGCAAACAAAACCCACAATGCCTGATGTAAACAAGATGATGAAGATGAGCCCTGCAGAATTGGAAGCCTACAAAAAACAAATGCAGAAGCAATACAGTGCGCAGGCAAAACATATTGCACAGGAAGCGAATTTTAAGATAGATGAAATGACGCTTCCCGATTTTAAAGTACAACTTCCCACCAAAGATGTGAAACGCCTTTCACTCATACCAACACAACCTCCAACGTTAATTCAGCTGAGTGATATGTTGCGTACAACAAAGCAGCAGATACAGGCAGCAGTAAAGCCAACAGTGATACAGGAAGTAAAGAAAATTACTGAAGGTCAAAATGCAGAAGCACTTCAACAATCGGCTATCGGAACCTTTTATGCAGATAAACCGGAGCAATCACTTCTTATTGCTATAGAAGCTGCATTAAAAGATGTGAACGATCAAACAGGATGGAACAATGTTGCGGCCATTATGAACATGACGGGTTTTCAGCATAAGGCCATCCCAATTTTAATGAATCAATTGCAAAACGATCCCAACAACAGCATGATGTTGAATAATATGGGGCAGGCTTATCTCGGTCTGGGCGATATTGGTTTGGCGGAAATGTTTTTAAAACAATGTTTGCAACACGATCCGTTAAACCCTGAAGCAAACCGCAGCATGGGCATGATCAAATACTTCTATGATCAATACGAAGAAGGGATGAAGTATTTTGAAAAGGAATTAGAAGTTGCTTACCGCAGAAGCACAATGGCGTTGATGCGGGGCAAAGACAAAGCATTTAATATTTATCAACTTCGCAAGAAACGTAACATTCCCAGTCGTAATTATTTTGGAGAACTCTCCTTCCAGAATTTTAAAGTGCCATCGTTACCTGAAACAACTGATCAAACTGCGGAAGCTAAAATAAAAGGTGAATCATTCGGCAAATCAGTAATGGAAGAAATGCTTTACTGGAACAGCAAGGCACAGCTTTCTCCCGAAGAAATAAAACGAGACGGTGAAGCGATGCCCAGCATTTATGCCGACTATGTGGAAGCATTGCTGAAAGACTTACATGAAGTGTACACATCGGAAGAGCTGCTGGTGCTAAATGAACTTGATATTAATCACATTGAGCAAATATTGAATAGTTACAATACAAAAATGATGGCGGTGGAATGTCCGCAAGCACCTGCGGGCGCTACGCATGGTGAATATGAGGCCTACATAAAAAAATGCTGCGACATTAAGAAACCGATCATGGATGGGTTTGTGGCGGAATATAATGCCTTTGTTACAAAAAGAGGTAACCGTGCATTGGGCATCTGGAGAGAATACCTCAACGATCTCATCAATATTGTTTCACTCGACCCAAGTGCAGGAAACAGGATTATGGTGTACCGTAACCTGCAACAGTATTTCGTTGTGTTAGGCCAGTGCTGGGGAAGCGGACAGTTTTTAGATCCACCAATGGAATGTAGTGTAAGTCTTAGTACTGCCGAAGCCGATAGTTTAATTGCTTCTTCAAGAAATCTTGATCTCAGTTGTCCGTCGTGGTTGAATATTGAAGTAGATGTAAAAGTGGCTAAGATAAAAGCCGATTGCAGTAAGTATGCACTTGAAGTAGGAAAGCTTTGGCAGACGAGTTACGAACACAATTTCAGAACAGGAACTACCACGCTTGCTGCAGGCGTTGGTGCCAAGGCAAAGTTTTTTGCCAACACAGGCGGTGCTGATATTAAAGCGATGGTATACGTTTCGTTTGATAACAACAATGAGTTTAGTGATGTAGGCATTATGGGTAAGGCCTCCGTTAAAATTGGTGATACACCTTTTGTATTAGCAGGAGGAAACGGAAGTGCAGGCGGAACGCTTGGGGGAACTGAAGGTGTGGTGAAGTATGGCTTGAATTCAGGTTTTACATCAGGCGTAAAAGGAACAGGTGCATTGGCTGATGTGGTGAAAATAGATAAATCATTGTAA
- a CDS encoding M16 family metallopeptidase, with protein sequence MSVVTELLNRSVAPIIKDATEFDLKLKAYDKYVLDNGVEVYAVNAGTQEVLSLELVFSAGNWFEQQNNVAAATNYLIKNGTKNKTAFQLNEHFDYYGSHLSRGCYNETANIVLHCIDRHFATHLPVIAEMITDAIYPQHELDIYKQNMQQRLTVNLKKCDFVAGRLIDEYVFGKDHPYGVYSNKEDYDALHQEQLQDYYRKYYTEGKCIIFAAGLLPANFEQELNKTIGQLPLNQKEIPTIIHPLTPAVEKKYRIANDPNGVQGAIRLAQPFPNRHHPDFQPIQVLNTLFGGFFGSRLMSNIREDKGYTYGIHSYILNHISTTAWMISTEAGRDVSEATITEIYNEMKDLREELVDEEELQLVKNYLIGTILGDLDGPFHIIGRWKNLILNGLDENYFYKSVNIIKTISAKELQELANKYLHPEKFYELVVV encoded by the coding sequence ATGAGTGTAGTAACCGAACTGTTAAACAGAAGCGTAGCACCAATTATAAAAGACGCCACCGAATTTGATCTTAAGTTAAAGGCTTACGATAAATATGTGCTGGATAACGGCGTGGAAGTATATGCTGTTAACGCAGGTACACAGGAAGTATTGAGCCTTGAACTCGTTTTCAGCGCAGGTAACTGGTTTGAGCAGCAGAATAATGTAGCGGCTGCTACCAATTACCTGATCAAGAACGGAACAAAGAACAAAACAGCATTTCAGCTCAACGAGCATTTTGATTATTACGGTTCGCACCTGAGTCGTGGTTGTTATAATGAAACAGCCAATATTGTGTTGCATTGTATTGACAGACATTTTGCAACACATTTGCCTGTGATAGCTGAAATGATCACTGATGCTATTTATCCGCAGCATGAACTGGATATTTATAAACAGAATATGCAGCAACGCTTGACGGTGAATTTGAAAAAGTGCGATTTTGTTGCTGGTCGATTGATCGATGAATATGTGTTTGGTAAAGATCATCCGTATGGAGTGTACAGTAACAAAGAAGATTACGATGCATTACATCAGGAACAGCTTCAGGATTATTATAGAAAATATTATACCGAAGGCAAGTGTATCATTTTTGCGGCCGGTTTATTGCCTGCAAATTTTGAACAGGAGCTCAACAAAACAATTGGTCAGCTGCCGTTGAATCAAAAAGAGATTCCAACGATAATTCATCCGTTAACACCTGCAGTTGAAAAAAAATACAGAATAGCCAATGATCCAAATGGTGTGCAGGGTGCCATCCGTTTGGCACAGCCATTCCCCAACCGTCATCATCCCGATTTTCAACCAATCCAGGTGTTAAACACATTGTTTGGTGGTTTCTTTGGGTCACGATTGATGAGTAATATTCGTGAAGACAAAGGATACACGTATGGCATTCACAGTTATATCCTAAATCATATTTCTACTACTGCATGGATGATCAGTACGGAAGCAGGAAGAGATGTGAGCGAAGCAACGATCACTGAGATATATAATGAAATGAAAGATTTGCGTGAAGAACTGGTAGATGAGGAAGAACTGCAGCTTGTAAAGAATTACCTCATCGGCACCATTCTTGGCGATCTTGATGGTCCGTTTCATATCATTGGCCGCTGGAAAAATTTAATCCTCAACGGACTCGATGAGAATTATTTTTATAAATCAGTAAACATCATCAAAACAATTTCTGCAAAAGAACTTCAGGAGCTGGCAAATAAATACCTTCATCCTGAAAAGTTTTATGAGCTTGTAGTTGTATAA
- a CDS encoding GNAT family N-acetyltransferase, with protein sequence MLSLIKTNSDSSDFRSLVVLLDADLQDRYGDQQSFFSQFNKLDHIHHVIVAYENNQPIGCGAFKEYELGVAEIKRMFVKQQHRGKGIAGQILAALEQWAKEEGFKSCILETAIKQPEAIRVYEREGYKLIPNYGQYVGVEISLCMQKDIS encoded by the coding sequence ATGTTAAGTCTCATCAAAACAAATTCCGACAGCAGCGATTTCCGTTCGCTGGTTGTATTGCTTGATGCCGATCTGCAGGATCGCTACGGCGACCAGCAATCGTTCTTTTCGCAATTCAATAAGCTCGATCATATCCATCATGTAATTGTTGCTTATGAAAACAATCAGCCCATTGGTTGTGGAGCATTTAAAGAATATGAGCTGGGAGTGGCCGAGATCAAGCGAATGTTTGTAAAACAGCAACATCGGGGAAAAGGAATTGCAGGTCAAATCTTGGCTGCATTGGAACAATGGGCAAAAGAAGAAGGTTTTAAAAGCTGTATTCTTGAAACAGCCATAAAACAACCTGAAGCCATTAGGGTCTATGAACGTGAAGGATATAAACTCATTCCCAATTATGGACAATACGTCGGAGTGGAGATTAGTTTATGTATGCAAAAAGATATCAGTTGA
- the mqnC gene encoding cyclic dehypoxanthinyl futalosine synthase, translating to MNLNDLYQKASNFEFLTVEEGMFLFQHAPLTELMFVADELRKQQVPHGKVTWQIDRNVNTTNVCIANCKFCNFFRIPGHAEAYITDIETYKKKIEETIKWGGDQLLLQGGHHPELGLDFYVNLFKQLKALYPNIKLHTLGPPEVAHITKLEKSTHHEVLKALKEAGMDSLPGAGAEILIDRVRRLISKGKCGAQEWLDIMHEAHKLNITTSGTMMFGHVETLQERFEHLVKIREVQSRKPEEAKGFLAFIPWTFQDVDTLLAKIRGVHNLTTAEEYVRMIAMSRIMLPNVKNIQASWLTVGKQTAQLCLQAGANDFGSIMLEENVVSAAGAPHRFTYKSIQEAIREAGFEPQLRTQQYEWRELPNVIEEQVVDY from the coding sequence ATGAATCTGAACGATCTCTATCAGAAAGCCTCCAACTTTGAATTTTTAACCGTTGAAGAAGGAATGTTTCTTTTCCAACATGCACCGCTCACCGAACTGATGTTTGTGGCTGATGAATTACGCAAACAACAGGTGCCGCATGGTAAAGTAACCTGGCAGATCGATCGTAATGTTAATACGACCAATGTCTGTATTGCCAATTGTAAGTTCTGTAACTTCTTTCGCATACCAGGTCATGCAGAGGCATACATCACCGATATTGAAACCTATAAAAAGAAAATTGAAGAAACCATAAAGTGGGGCGGCGATCAATTGCTGTTGCAAGGTGGGCATCATCCTGAACTCGGATTGGATTTCTATGTGAACCTCTTCAAGCAACTCAAAGCATTATATCCAAACATTAAACTGCATACACTCGGACCACCCGAAGTGGCACATATCACCAAGTTAGAGAAAAGTACACATCATGAAGTGTTGAAAGCTTTGAAAGAAGCGGGTATGGATTCGTTACCCGGCGCAGGTGCAGAAATTTTGATCGATCGTGTACGTCGTTTGATCAGCAAAGGAAAATGTGGTGCCCAGGAATGGCTCGATATTATGCACGAAGCACATAAGCTCAACATCACAACAAGTGGAACGATGATGTTTGGTCATGTGGAAACATTACAGGAACGTTTTGAACATTTGGTGAAGATCCGTGAAGTGCAAAGCCGTAAACCCGAAGAAGCAAAAGGTTTCCTTGCATTTATTCCATGGACGTTCCAGGATGTAGACACATTACTTGCAAAAATTCGTGGTGTACATAATTTAACTACGGCTGAGGAATATGTACGTATGATCGCAATGAGCCGTATCATGTTACCGAACGTAAAGAATATACAGGCGAGTTGGTTAACGGTCGGTAAACAAACTGCACAACTTTGTTTGCAGGCTGGTGCCAATGACTTCGGAAGTATCATGCTCGAAGAAAATGTAGTGAGCGCAGCAGGAGCACCGCATCGCTTTACGTATAAATCAATTCAGGAAGCTATTCGTGAAGCAGGTTTTGAACCACAACTCCGCACACAACAATATGAGTGGAGAGAATTACCGAATGTGATTGAAGAACAGGTGGTGGATTATTGA
- a CDS encoding DinB family protein: MLTDTLATIFQRDIAKLYSEIEQYKSEEKLWVTEQSIANSAGNLCLHLVGNLKTYIGSELGGFTYTRNRDLEFSLKGVPKKELLAMVAETRTIVAETLRKLPATTLQDEYSMLVFAEKTSTEFFLIHLAAHLSYHLGQINYHRRLLDVQE, translated from the coding sequence ATGCTTACAGACACACTGGCAACTATTTTTCAACGGGATATAGCAAAACTTTACTCAGAAATTGAACAATACAAAAGCGAAGAGAAGCTTTGGGTAACAGAACAATCAATTGCTAATTCAGCCGGTAATCTTTGTCTGCATTTAGTTGGTAATCTCAAAACTTATATTGGTTCGGAGCTTGGTGGCTTTACTTACACAAGAAACCGTGATCTTGAATTTTCTTTGAAGGGTGTTCCAAAAAAAGAATTGCTTGCAATGGTTGCTGAAACAAGAACCATCGTTGCTGAAACATTACGCAAGCTTCCGGCAACTACTTTGCAAGATGAATATTCCATGTTGGTATTTGCAGAAAAAACGTCAACCGAATTTTTTCTCATTCATCTCGCCGCACACTTGAGTTATCATCTCGGACAAATTAATTATCACCGTCGTTTGCTTGATGTACAGGAATGA
- a CDS encoding M16 family metallopeptidase has protein sequence MIKFERYILSNGLRLLIHKDLATPMAVVNVLYDVGARDEDENRTGFAHLFEHLMFGGSINIPDYDEPLQLAGGENNAYTTNDLTNYYCQLPAENLETAFWLESDRMLSLAFSEKSLDVQRKVVSEEFKEHYLNKPYGDVWHKMREMAYKQHPYKWMTIGKELKHIEDAQLQDVKNFFFKHYTPSNAILVVAGNVETEKVLQLSEKWFGSIPAGEKYVRQLPKEPAQKEARRMEVKADVPLDAFVKTWHMPSRLERGYYVTDLITDILGGGASSRLYESLVKGKKYFSSIECYHFGSIDNGLLTIEGKLVKGVNIEEAERAVNEEIEKMKNELVDEKELQKVINKTESTILFEDMSVMSRANSLAYYELLGDAELMNDELQRYQSITAQELLEESKKIFDENNSNTLYYLSKN, from the coding sequence ATGATCAAATTTGAACGCTATATACTTTCCAACGGTTTAAGGCTGCTGATACATAAAGACCTTGCCACACCAATGGCTGTTGTAAATGTGTTGTATGATGTAGGTGCACGTGATGAAGATGAAAACCGTACGGGCTTTGCTCACTTGTTTGAACACCTGATGTTTGGTGGTTCCATCAATATTCCTGATTATGATGAACCATTGCAATTGGCAGGTGGTGAAAACAATGCTTACACAACAAACGATCTAACGAATTACTATTGCCAGTTACCTGCCGAAAATCTTGAAACAGCTTTTTGGCTGGAGAGTGATCGTATGTTGAGTCTCGCTTTCAGTGAAAAAAGTTTGGATGTACAACGTAAAGTGGTGAGCGAAGAATTTAAAGAACATTATCTCAACAAACCTTATGGCGATGTGTGGCACAAGATGCGGGAGATGGCTTATAAACAACACCCGTATAAATGGATGACGATTGGAAAAGAGCTGAAGCATATTGAAGATGCACAATTGCAGGATGTAAAGAATTTTTTCTTTAAGCATTATACTCCATCAAATGCAATATTGGTAGTGGCTGGTAATGTGGAAACAGAAAAAGTATTGCAGCTTTCAGAAAAATGGTTTGGTTCAATTCCTGCGGGAGAAAAATATGTTCGGCAGTTACCAAAAGAACCTGCACAAAAAGAAGCACGACGTATGGAAGTAAAGGCCGATGTACCGCTTGATGCGTTTGTAAAAACATGGCACATGCCATCAAGGCTGGAACGAGGTTATTATGTTACTGATCTTATTACTGATATTTTAGGTGGCGGTGCCAGCAGCAGGCTATATGAATCGTTGGTGAAAGGGAAGAAATATTTCAGCAGTATTGAATGTTATCACTTTGGCAGTATTGATAATGGATTGCTCACCATTGAAGGCAAATTGGTGAAAGGTGTAAACATTGAAGAAGCCGAACGTGCAGTGAATGAAGAAATAGAGAAGATGAAGAATGAGTTAGTAGATGAAAAAGAGTTACAAAAAGTGATCAACAAAACAGAGAGTACTATTTTGTTTGAAGATATGAGTGTGATGAGCCGTGCAAACAGCCTGGCTTATTATGAACTGCTTGGTGATGCAGAACTGATGAACGATGAATTGCAACGCTATCAAAGTATCACTGCACAGGAATTGCTGGAAGAAAGTAAGAAGATATTTGATGAGAACAACAGTAATACCTTGTATTATTTGAGTAAGAATTAA
- a CDS encoding aspartyl protease family protein, which translates to MKLTKTICLLLLCLKLSAQNDDFPPARLLTSFQFEQLTGGIIILHATLNDLPDTLNFILDTGSGGISLDTTTALYYKLPLEASERTVRGIGGSKNINYYKNGTLHFPGLDVTGLDFHINDYQILTEVYGLRVDGIIGFSFLRRYIVALDYDKHMMSVYMPGTYKYPKRGTFLKPAFASIPITQHWVQDERSYLLNFYFDTGAGLSLLLAEQFLKDSVLISSSRKSVNTQVEGLLGKIGMRLTTVKRMSIGPYKFKKIPLHVYSDSINVLGYPSVKGLLGSDLLRRFNIVLNYPARLIHLTPNTHMRDPFDYSYTGMNYYFIDGKIVITEIQQGSPAEGAGLMPGDIIFGIENNFSNNISQYKALLQNPGQKVRILIFRNALPQMFELKIGSILK; encoded by the coding sequence GTGAAGTTGACCAAAACGATATGCCTGCTGCTGCTTTGCTTGAAGTTATCGGCCCAAAACGATGATTTCCCACCAGCCCGACTGCTCACAAGTTTCCAGTTTGAGCAGCTTACCGGCGGTATCATTATCCTTCATGCCACACTCAACGATCTCCCCGATACACTCAATTTTATTTTAGATACCGGCAGCGGAGGTATTTCACTCGATACAACAACCGCTCTTTATTACAAACTTCCGTTGGAAGCAAGTGAACGAACGGTAAGGGGAATTGGTGGATCGAAAAACATCAACTATTACAAAAACGGTACACTGCATTTTCCGGGGCTTGATGTAACCGGTCTTGATTTTCACATCAACGATTACCAGATACTTACTGAAGTGTATGGTTTACGGGTGGATGGTATTATCGGGTTTTCGTTTCTCCGCAGGTATATTGTTGCACTTGATTACGATAAGCACATGATGAGTGTATACATGCCCGGTACATATAAATATCCCAAGCGGGGCACGTTTTTAAAACCAGCTTTTGCCTCCATCCCTATTACACAACATTGGGTGCAGGATGAACGAAGCTATCTATTGAATTTTTATTTTGATACGGGAGCTGGTTTATCGTTGCTGCTGGCTGAACAGTTTTTAAAAGACAGTGTGTTGATCAGCAGTTCAAGAAAATCGGTAAATACACAGGTAGAAGGTTTGCTAGGTAAAATAGGTATGCGGCTTACAACAGTGAAGCGAATGAGCATTGGGCCCTACAAGTTTAAAAAAATTCCTTTGCATGTGTATTCCGATTCGATCAATGTCCTGGGTTATCCATCGGTAAAAGGATTGTTGGGAAGTGATCTGTTGCGCAGGTTCAATATTGTGCTCAACTATCCTGCCCGCTTGATCCATCTTACTCCCAATACGCATATGCGTGATCCGTTTGATTATTCATATACAGGGATGAATTATTATTTCATTGATGGAAAAATAGTGATCACCGAAATTCAGCAGGGCTCGCCGGCTGAAGGTGCAGGACTTATGCCTGGTGATATTATTTTTGGTATCGAAAACAATTTCAGCAACAACATCAGTCAATACAAAGCATTGCTGCAAAACCCCGGACAAAAAGTGCGCATCCTCATCTTCAGGAATGCACTGCCACAAATGTTTGAGTTAAAAATTGGAAGTATTTTAAAGTAA
- a CDS encoding low affinity iron permease family protein — translation MKKTTSQKPTGFEKMSIAVTKASGSTAAFIIAFFVIIAWLISGPIFKFSDTWQLVINTGTTIVTFLMVFLIQRSQNKDSIALHLKLNELIVSQEFASNRLIAVEEISEDDLKVLQAFYKHLAEKAKSELSVQESHSINEANAHHERKSTAQKGIIQK, via the coding sequence ATGAAAAAGACAACGTCCCAAAAACCGACCGGATTTGAAAAAATGTCGATTGCCGTAACAAAGGCCTCCGGCAGCACTGCCGCTTTTATCATTGCTTTCTTTGTGATTATTGCCTGGTTGATAAGTGGACCGATTTTTAAGTTTTCTGATACCTGGCAACTGGTTATTAATACAGGAACAACCATTGTTACATTTTTGATGGTGTTTCTTATTCAACGTAGTCAAAACAAAGATTCTATTGCCTTGCATTTAAAGCTGAATGAATTGATTGTTTCGCAGGAATTTGCCAGTAACCGCCTGATAGCGGTAGAAGAAATCAGCGAAGACGATCTGAAAGTGCTCCAGGCGTTTTACAAACATTTAGCAGAGAAAGCAAAGAGTGAACTATCTGTACAGGAGTCACATTCAATCAACGAAGCAAATGCCCATCACGAAAGAAAGTCTACAGCACAAAAGGGAATTATACAGAAGTAG
- a CDS encoding NAD(P)/FAD-dependent oxidoreductase, with product MNLTTGYPYSLINSGLPAHYPKLERSIKTDVVIIGGGISGALSAYHLINAGIQCVLVDARTVGLGSTCASTSLLQYELDKPLCELAKQIGYAKAARAYMMCAEAIDGLEAISEKLDFKLFQKQQSLFFAAYKKDKSLIEEEFSIRKKAGFRVQLLNEAHIQKQFGFNSAAAILSSQAAATDAYLFTHALLAAAIKKGLTVFDRTSISKIEYKKSGAVLTTERGHLINAKRIVNAAGYEITEFIDKKIVTLHSTYAIASEHIQSTIPVWKGKTMLWNTADPYLYMRLTKDNRIIVGGRDEDFYSPAKRDRLIKKKSALLKKDFLKLFPAIDFVPEFSWTGTFGSTWDALPYIGTYSKTPHTYYALGFGGNGITFSLIAAQIITDMIKGRKNKDAALYAFNR from the coding sequence ATGAATCTTACAACTGGCTATCCATACAGTCTTATCAATAGCGGATTGCCGGCACACTATCCAAAACTTGAACGATCAATTAAAACAGATGTAGTGATAATTGGTGGCGGAATTTCCGGCGCATTAAGCGCCTATCATTTAATAAATGCGGGAATACAATGTGTGCTGGTAGATGCCAGAACGGTTGGCTTAGGCAGCACTTGTGCAAGCACTTCACTTCTTCAATACGAATTAGATAAACCGTTGTGTGAACTTGCAAAACAAATCGGCTATGCAAAAGCAGCTCGTGCCTACATGATGTGTGCTGAGGCAATCGATGGTTTAGAAGCAATCTCTGAAAAACTCGACTTCAAATTATTTCAAAAACAACAAAGCTTATTTTTTGCAGCATACAAGAAAGATAAAAGTCTGATTGAAGAGGAGTTTTCAATTCGTAAAAAAGCAGGATTTCGTGTACAGCTGTTAAACGAAGCGCACATACAGAAACAATTCGGATTCAACTCTGCGGCAGCTATTCTTTCTTCACAGGCCGCCGCCACCGACGCTTATTTGTTTACACATGCATTACTTGCTGCCGCAATAAAAAAAGGACTTACCGTATTCGACCGAACAAGCATTTCAAAAATTGAATACAAAAAATCAGGGGCCGTCTTAACGACTGAGAGAGGACACTTGATCAATGCAAAGAGAATTGTGAATGCAGCAGGTTATGAGATAACCGAATTCATTGACAAAAAAATTGTAACACTTCACTCGACCTATGCAATTGCCTCAGAACATATTCAATCAACAATCCCCGTTTGGAAGGGTAAGACCATGCTTTGGAATACTGCAGATCCTTACCTGTATATGCGTTTAACGAAAGATAACCGAATCATAGTTGGGGGAAGAGACGAGGATTTTTACAGCCCGGCTAAGCGTGACCGGCTTATTAAAAAGAAGTCGGCACTTTTAAAAAAGGATTTTCTGAAACTGTTTCCCGCAATAGACTTTGTTCCTGAGTTTAGCTGGACAGGTACATTTGGTTCAACATGGGATGCATTGCCGTATATTGGCACTTACAGTAAAACACCCCACACTTATTATGCTTTAGGGTTTGGAGGTAACGGTATTACGTTTAGTTTAATAGCAGCGCAAATAATTACGGATATGATCAAAGGAAGAAAAAATAAAGATGCTGCGTTGTATGCATTCAATCGGTAA